Within Piliocolobus tephrosceles isolate RC106 chromosome 7, ASM277652v3, whole genome shotgun sequence, the genomic segment GTCATACGGAATTCCAGTGAGATCACTTCCCTTGCAGATTTTGGAAGGGAGAGTACTTTATTACAGACCTTGGAAGCAAGAGGATTGCATTCAGCCTAGTTCCTGGTTGCTGGCCAAAGTAAGTAGAACTTTGAAAGTAATTTGCAGTGTACTTTGAAATTGGAgtataaatcaaaaataaaatcaagtccCCCTACTGACTGAACGGATCCCCTCTTGTCCTAGGCGAACCCAGAGAAACCTGGAAAACGAAATTCCTGGCCATAATGGAAAGGGAGGTTAGACACACCTCATTGTACACACTCCCTTTTGGagttcaggcacaactgaccagcattaacattgaAATAATGATCATAAGACTGGCAAAATGGACTCTTTGTGGGagtaagataccaaattccaataGGACTCTGGTTTGGCATCACATgacaatagcagactctgaaggaaatcaatatatttaatcctcaaattatatttctttgacatatattGAAATGATCTTGCAAAATCAttttttgtgggggaaatttACCTGTTTCTGGCTCTGCTCTGATTGAGGAGAGATTAAATGAGAGTCTGCCAccttaaaaatttgaaaagagaTATTTACCATCTGTTTTCTCTAAGGCTGCTGGCTGGAGGTTTCATCTATATAACATGACCATGGTTCCCACAACCCCCTTTAACTGAAGCATTTCATTATACTTAAAGGAGGAGActacccctcatattgtcttttgcccaatttctgcctccaaagaaagaataaaaggcagaaatgaaatccacaagcagacagcctggcgccacaccctgggcctggtagttaaagattaatccctgacctaattggttatgttatctatagattacagattatagaaaagcactgtgaaaatccctgccctgttctgttctgttctaattactggtgcatgcagcccccagtcacttacccctgcttgctcaattgcTCATGACTCTCTCAcacggacccccttagagttgtgagctgttaaaagggacaggaattgctcactcagggagctcggtTGTTGGAGACGTGAGTCTTGCCAAAGCTCCCaactgaataaagcccttccttctttaactctgcatctgaggggttttgtctatGGCTTGTCCTGCCACATACTGATTGCAAGTCTTTAGACagagcttaactctttcaaccaattgccaatcagaaaatctttgaatccacctttGTCCTATAAAGTCTCCCACTTCAAGATGTATCAGATTTTCAGGCAGAGCCAATGTATACCTTATGTGGGGGCCATAGGCTGTAGGCCCCCTAAAGCTTCACTAAAAGTCACTCACATGTGACAGATTGATTAATAGGGGAAAGGGAATACAAATTTATTTCATGTATGTACATGGTCTATTAGCCAGGGCCCTTTAGAGGGCCAGAACTAATAGGAttgatgtatatataaagaggagtttattaagtagtgagtcacatgatcacaaggtgaagtcccacagtaagccatctgcaagctgaggagcaaggaagccagttcgagtcccaaaacctcaaaagtagggaaaccgacagtgcagccttcagtctgttgTCAAAGGTCCAGGAGtcaaaaagctgaagaacttggagtttgatgttcaagggcaagaaccatccagcacaggagaaagatgtaggctggaagactaagccagtctagtctttccacattcttctgcctgctttcattctggctgtgctggcagctgattagattgtgcccacccagaatGAGGGTGGGTCTCcttttcccagtccactgactcaaatgttaatttcctttggcaacaccctcacagacacacccaggaacaatactttgcatcattcagtccaatcaagttgacactcaatattaaccaccATACTCAGGAAACATGAGAATGAAGACCCAACTTCCCAATAAGTTACAGAAACTCAGGTAGTATTGTGAGGCCACAGTAAAGAGTGGAGACTCAAAGCATGGCCAGAAACAGGTAAATTAGTTTTAGTGGCAACACAGGttaagagagagaggaaggaagaaacttGGCTAGCAAAGGTGCCCTTGTTATGTAGACGAACCTTTTCTCATAAACAATAGATGGCAAATGTTTCTATCCAGATCTTTTAAGGTGTCAGACTCTCAATCTCTCTGGATCCTGGGAAAGGCTTAGAAAGGGGAGGGGGCGTGGCTGCATTAATGGACATTGTCCACAGACGCAAATTTTCCTCAGTTAAGACAGTTTTGCAATGCTACTTCTGCTTGTTGGCCAGTGGCAACCATTTgtaaatatgtcaaagaaatatatttgagggtaaaatattttgattttcttcagtcaccactttgaaatttaaaacaagttTCACATACTAAAAGCCAAGGTAATAGCTTTGGAGAGATTTGGGTTAGAGGTATTTAGATAGAGACAGTCACAGCAGTGGAAAAACAAATTCAGGATAAATATAAATGAGCAAATCTAAATATATCATTCCATATCTTCTTTAGGCAGTCTCTTGGTTTTGAGGTGAGATCATTTCAGTTAAATAGCTATGTCCCATTCCAGGAGGTGGCACTGCAAATGGTTTAGGCCTCTAGACATAATGTAGCAATCAGATTTCTAGTAGAAGGCAtttctatagaaacagaaaaaaataataaaggttaaTATCTGGAGTAGTCTATCTATAGACTAGCTTTTCTAGAATCTCTGAGGCATCTTCATGTTGCAGTGGCAATCTTCCAGATTTTTCTGGAAGTTCAAACCAGATGTTCAAGTGAACTTTCTGAGAAGACCTTGCATCAGCAGGTATACATGAAGGTTGTTTATAAGTTACTGTTATTTTCTCCAGATACCTTCAGTTTGCAAGACTTTAAGAAAACCCCAGTTTTAATTTCTAGTGAATTCAAGtaagaaaaatgggagaaaacattgaAAATGTTACTTTGGAGACTTACAGCCAGGAAAAAATTCAGGATTTGGTctaaactgtaaaaaataataaaaactgaaaaaacaatgGACAAGGCCAGAAGATAATAACAGATATactatagtttttgaaatataatttttctgctTCCAATTCTTCAATTCCAATTCTTTTccaattcttcaaagacatagtAGAACtgatttatttgcaaaataggTTTTGTTACTCTACTTGATCTGATTATTTGCATCAAGTGCAGCAAGAATAGATATTCACTGTATAggctccttttttaaaaatggctttgcTGGAACATTCTTTTTTGTAAAGAATCTCAGATTAGACCTCTTAAAAGCATCCTGAGCCCAACTAAGGATTTATCTGTTTCTACGAGATACCTATATGAATTGAGTGAATTCTCTCTCAAGGTTCCAAAATAATTTGGggttcctgggcctgtcagaatgTGACCTTCTTTTACCCATTACAGGCCAGAAACCTGTGAAGGACCCTGTAATGGAACTGCATAGACAGGTGTGAGGCCAGTTTTATCCACAGGCCTATTATCAGTTTTATAAAGTCaatgtcagtttcttaaaaatatgcCATTCCAGTCAAATCCTTGACTTTTGTCTCCACTTGTGtcctgttaaaaaagaaaacagattctaattgaatttatgcaaataattatattcCCATAAATTAGCAATAATCACTAAGAGCTTCCAAATTTCAGAGAAATCAGGCAGATAGAAGGAAATATACTTCATATTTTGCTCACAAGAGTATACTTTacacaaatattaaaagctgtaaatatctaaaaagaaaaaaattttcttgactctgaaaaacaaacaaaagtagcaATGTTTCAACAAAACCCATAAAAAGATTATTTCAGtcttctattagttctgtccatGCAGTTAACTCCTATTCTGTTAGATATTGGGTCAGCAATCCTCATGAACATATTAGTTCTCCATCAGAGTcctgggagtttttttttttttctctataccagtggcacagtctccaaagttatcaTAAAGCTTCATTCAATAGCACCCCTTAGAGTCCTAAGCTAATTGCAAACCACCTTTTTAAAAGGATCAAAGGAGAACAACTGTGAATGACCGAAGTCTTAGGACAGCCATGATCAAGGACACACTTGagaaggaaatttggttatttctgtggcatataacaatttaacataataattataaatattaataacatatatGAAGACATCAGAATGATAAGAATATcacataattttgaaaaacatactAGTAATAGGGTTAATATAAATGTAGCTGTAATAAAGTtgaacaccatttcatatttgaaaatgtttcctaTATGATTTTAACATGCCAAATACAccaaatgtgtctgtttttggcTGCAGGGGACTTAATACCGAAAAAGATAATGAGATCAACAAGACTGAATTTAGAATTGGATTTTGGAAAGTTTGATTTTCTTCAGTCCCCACTTTGAAACTTAAAACAAGTTTCACATATTAAAACCCAAGGTAATCGCTTTGGAGAGATTTTGGTTAAAGTTATTTAAGTAGAGACAATATAGTGGTGGAAAAACAAATTACAGTCACCAAacaggtcattgtaaaataagtcattcatttaagcAAAGTGATAACTCAAAGActtcaaaaagtaaaaacctTCACTCTGAGAGAAAACTCACTTTCACAAACAATAAGACCTAATAAAGACAGCATGAGGCCAACTAAATTTGTCTCTCTTCCTcaacccctctttttttttttttttttttctcaaaaggtAAGCAAAAATCTTTCACTATCtcttaatattaaaagaaaatcgTATTCAAGAGAAATCTAAATTTTACCATTGCATAGCTTATTATTAATGCTAAAGTTAACATTAATAAAATCTTACAAAcaaatctatttaattttaattagttgtaacacaaaggaagatttttataaatcttttacgacattttatagttttctataaAAGAGCTGATTAGTACTCTAACAAAACCCTGATATTTTGACATAAGGGCCTAGATTCTGGCCCTGCATtagtgtgatttttattttaaggtttaatttatacaaaaattaaataattccttTCAAATTTTAGCCAGCTGGCTTACATATAGAATTCCTTTTACAAGAACaagttttcataaatatttagttttgtccatatatttaacttaaaacaatctttaaaatctaaaaaccttttttttttttttttttttttttgagatggtgtctcactctgtcacccaggctggggtgcagtggcgtaatcttggctcactgcaacctctgcctccagagttcaagtgattctcctgcctcagcctcctaagtagctgggattacagctgcgcaccaccacacctggctaatttttgtatttttagtagagacggggtttcaccatgttggtcaggctggtctcgaactcctgacctcgtgatctgcccacctcggcctcccaaagtgttgagatgacaggcatgagccactgcgcccaacttgtaatttttttaatagataagATTAGCTTAATATTATTGGTTTCATAAAAACAGCTAAATCCTGAGCTATCTGGAAAAACAAATATGTTTAACATTAAGGTTTATACTTGGGTGAACACCTGATTTTCACAGGCTATAAAATGGTTAGCAAGGAAATAACTTTAAATGTGACTAGTTTTGTCTAATGTCTGAGTTCTCAAAGTAATCTAGGTAAACTGCTAACAATGAATAAactgaataaatataaatgggaGGGATAAATGCTTGTTGGTTaacttttatataatttaaaatcttaaacttATTTTGGATTAAAGAATAGGTACTCATTAATAGTTTGGCTCATTTCCAATTAAGCAGAGATATGGAGAAACATGCTTAAACATTGTAGAGTGATTTCATCTATTAAAGTGCTGATACCTGATATGCAGTGTAGGATTTTGTGTTTCCTAGGTTTAaggttactaaaaataaaacttccacGTAATATATAATTCTGTATATAAAGTCTGTCAAAGACATGTTtttgatgaaaaaagaaaatataagacaaATAATGTAttctcattaaaagaaaataatttttgtctaattcaaaggtTATTTATGCAACAAAGTAAAAAGGAACCAGTAAGTAGGGGAGCGAGATATAAAGAAAGTTATAGATATAAAGATGCACTTGTGATAagagagattaaaaagaaaagagaattattttgtatgaaaaataattttatatagtaaattttttttctgaagatgacTGGTTAtctaagaaagaatgaaatttagGATACAACATAAAGTCCAGTCGTGTTGTAAGTGGCATGTGTATAATcaaattcataaaagaaattttGTCTGTGGTTATGTTGGCTTTAatgaaaattgaattatttatagTCGTCTTTCTGGAAACTGAGCTTTGACCAAAAAACTACAATACAAAACCAAAACATTGGTTAGAACTATAAGGGTTTCTTAAAGTATTGAATTGCTCTTCATTAAATTCCAagaaattttaatgtttaatgctatttttttctttttgaaacttcTCAGACTGATATCTCAGAAGTCAACTTCTGGTGTATCCTGCTGCTTTCAGCCTTTTCTTCATTTGAGAACAGCTGGGATGTTAACTCTCTCTTTCAACTTTTTGCTGGCTCTGGCAACTTTTTTTCTTCAGGTCTAAATCTGTTGCTATAGCCTGATGCTGAAGTGTTtcatcttaaagcttcaaaaaagcaatattttcttccattataacTTAATTCTGTGCTGTTGGCTTTTCTTCCTATGAGTGAGGGCCAGAAACCTTCTGAAGGATTACGGAAAAATCAGCTCACAAAAGATAGATCAGTTGAAGAGAAGGCATGCAGATTTGTTGGAGTGTGTATTCTGGAGTCTTCAGAATAAAGACCCAAACACATAGGGAAATTGTCCTTTTTATGCTTAGGTGCAACAAAGTATGGGCACATATAAAAATGATTGAACCAAAGGCATAACCTAATGCTAATAGactggggaaacccagcaaggcctgtctctctagattcctcttgacctctctgagcatGTACTCCTTCTTTCTGGGTATAGGGATCTTATGATCTATGATCCAACAAGGTAGGTTGGATAATTTCTTTACGGCTAATTCACACACAGAAAGGGAGAGGGCAAATTAGAGTAGTATTTTTAGGCTTTATGGCTGGTTTTGAGAAAAAGGAGTTCTGATTTCTAGGTTCTGCCTTGGGGAAGGAGATTCTAGTGTGTATGGCCAGTGTTGAGGAATAATGGGACTGAGAGATAGGAGGCCAGGAGAAGGCCAAAGAAAAACTGACTTCTGAAGCTTTTACCTTGGGGCACTGTCTTCTGAGCTACAACGTATATTTAAAGTCTTCAGCAAAACCATGAAACTTCTGTGCTATTACTAAGAGTCACATATTTCCCTGCTCAGGTTACTAGTAAATTCTTTGTTAGTGTTGTTCTTCAGTGGGTTCTCCCCAGTAACTTTGGGTTGATATCCTCCCAGCTTCTATCTTTGAAGCAGAATATTTGTGCTTAGATTTCAGCAAAAATGCCTCAATAGAGTTTCATTGAGCTACTTAGGTCATATGCCATCCATCAGCCAAGCTTTGGTCCTAGAGCTGTTGTGTTTGCATTGGTCCTACATAGTTCATGTGACTGCCCGTAGAGTTCAATATGGGCAGCCTATTGTCCACACAGTAGCTAGACAGATCACTTTGATTAGACAAACATTGTTCCCCTTATAACCCTTTTCTCATCCTATCTCATTTTGATTTCTCATCTCGTttagaataaaaaccaaaatgtaaGCATTGGCTCCAAGGCCACTGTTACTTGTCAGATCTCATCTCAATTCAGTCTCCTTCTCACTGACTATACTCCATTCACCCTGGCTTCCTGGATGTTTCTTGAACACTCAAGACAGGTTCCAGCTAAGGACCCTGGCACTTTCTCTTCCACTGCATGGAACAATCCTCCTCACACATATCCACAGAACTTATTCTCTAGCATCCTTAAAGTCTTAGTGAGCCTTTCTTTAACCACCCTATTGGAAGTCAGTGCTCTCCCTGTGCACCCACTAACCCCTTTTATTGTTTTCACCAGGCACTTACCACAATCTAACAGACtgcatgttttattcatttattcagtttatTATTTGTGTCACCTCAACTCCCACTAAAATATAAGATTTTTGAGGGCAAGCAAGCGCTAAATCAATAGGAAACACATCAAGAGTATTCTGTAAACTGTTTCTTGagtgaatcagtgaatgaatgagttaacCAATATAATTTTTTGAGTGAGAAGCTTCGTGTTAGGTACAGCTAAATGGGAAATCAAGTGGGTCATGTACCATGAATACCATGTCCTCTATTGTATAATTCTCCTGCTTATATCAGAAACTGTTTATAAACTTATTATAATTGATACCAATTGGAATCTCTTTTTTACTCATCACCAAGAAAACCACAAACAAGTTGTTTACCATTTGGCTCCTCATTTAATCTGGATTTCCAACTCCTCATGCTTGAAAGACAGAAGATACAATAATACTTTCCTTACAGGGTACTGATACTATTAAGTGAAGTTATGCATGTAAAAGGAATTCATGcaataaaaatactaacaaaagaATTATTATGACAGGTACTTACAACCattgtgtttttatgtattttaaatacattataccTATAATTAGCCACTCAAGGAAATCCAAGTGCTAAAGTAGTGATATgttcttactttttgtttttcttgcttagGGGATCATGGACATTGAAGCATATTTTGAAAGAATTGGCTATAAGAACTCTAGGAACAAACTGGACTTGGAAACATTAACTGACATTCTTGAGCACCAGATCCGAGCTGTTCCCTTTGAGAACCTTAACATGCATTGTGGGGAAGCAATGGAGTTGGGCTTAGAGACTATTTTTGATCACATTGTAAGAAGAAACCGGGGTGGGTGGTGTCTCCAGGTCAATCAACTTCTGTACTGGGCTCTGACCACAATCCGTTTTCAGACCACAATGTTAGGAGGGTATGTTTATATCCCTGCAGCTAACAAATACAGCACACACATGGTTCACCTTCTCCTGCAGGTAACCATTGATGGCAGGAACTACATGGCTGATGCTGGGTTTGGAGGCCCCTCCCAGATGTGGCAGCCTCTGGAATTAATTTCTGGGAAGGATCAGCCTCAGATGCCTTGCATTTTCCGCTtgacagaagaggaaggaatcTGGTACCTGGACCAAATCAGAAGAGAGCAGTATATTCCAAATGAAGAATTTCTTA encodes:
- the NAT2 gene encoding LOW QUALITY PROTEIN: arylamine N-acetyltransferase 2 (The sequence of the model RefSeq protein was modified relative to this genomic sequence to represent the inferred CDS: inserted 1 base in 1 codon); this translates as MDIEAYFERIGYKNSRNKLDLETLTDILEHQIRAVPFENLNMHCGEAMELGLETIFDHIVRRNRGGWCLQVNQLLYWALTTIRFQTTMLGGYVYIPAANKYSTHMVHLLLQVTIDGRNYMADAGFGGPSQMWQPLELISGKDQPQMPCIFRLTEEEGIWYLDQIRREQYIPNEEFLNSDLLPKKTHQKLYSFTLEPRKIEDFESINTYLQXSPTSAFTTTSFCSLQTPKGVRCLVGFTLTYRIFNYKDNTDLIEFKTLIEEEVEEVLKNIFKISLGRKLVPKPGDGFFTI